A single region of the Salvia miltiorrhiza cultivar Shanhuang (shh) chromosome 8, IMPLAD_Smil_shh, whole genome shotgun sequence genome encodes:
- the LOC131001365 gene encoding uncharacterized protein LOC131001365, which produces MSKSYVPPLLGKGAAMDVIRRNRQKAASSSGAVTADVTAARVPHSTRIPAHKKKRSAEVDLTLSDRVDDDPVNLSFPDVSAHAQLGPVRGVAEQLLLPRDRDYLKEMGSGSVASELFDHAFLSLQKAAFLMERTGAMEAELRELRAERENWKGEMTAVKKTRDEARQVVKKLESAKLEDARRLERAVADCKELEAKVVALEQQVLYKSCETEVRVRGEMALAYLENQPPKTWDVQQYIDEFNEWKAGREEQAAELASNLAGMTTEDDHP; this is translated from the exons ATGTCGAAGTCATATGTTCCTCCTCTGCTTGGGAAGGGCGCTGCAATGGACGTGATCCGTAGGAATAGGCAGAAGGCTGCTAGCTCGAGTGGTGCGGTTACAGCTGATGTTACTGCAGCACGTGTCCCGCATTCGACCCGTATTCCGGCTCACAAGAAAAAGCGGTCTGCTGAGGTTGACCTCACTTTGTCCGACCGGGTGGACGATGATCCTGTCAACCTGTCATTTCCGGACGTATCGGCGCATGCCCAGCTTGGACCTGTTCGAGGGGTGGCCGAACAGCTATTACTCCCACGTGACCGAGATTATTTGAAGGAGATGGGGAGTGGCAGCGTGGCTAGTGAGCTCTTCGATCATGCCTTCTTG AGTTTGCAGAAAGCCGCCTTCCTAATGGAGAGAACTGGTGCTATGGAGGCGGAACTTCGTGAGTTGAGGGCCGAGCGGGAGAACTGGAAGGGAGAGATGACGGCTGTCAAGAAGACGCGTGATGAGGCCCGTCAGGTTGTCAAGAAGTTGGAGTCTGCCAAGTTGGAAGATGCTCGCCGGCTGGAGCGGGCTGTAGCGGACTGCAAGGAACTCGAAGCCAAAGTTGTTGCGTTGGAGCAACAAGTACTTTATAAAAGCTGTGAGACGGAGGTTCGAGTTCGGGGCGAGATGGCCTTGGCGTATCTCGAGAATCAGCCCCCCAAGACTTGGGATGTCCAACAATACATCGATGAGTTTAATGAGTGGAAGGCTGGCAGGGAGGAGCAAGCGGCGGAGCTAGCTAGCAACTTGGCTGGGATGACCACTGAAGACGATCATCCTTAG